A portion of the Phaeodactylum tricornutum CCAP 1055/1 chromosome 7, whole genome shotgun sequence genome contains these proteins:
- a CDS encoding predicted protein, which yields MIADPMADLTGGSAAQPDANHNGNSKEVLDPIAMQSNMMRIERIRSVMGIAAGCVAGIGGLTSWEGLICFLILHVFVCVAVWAWKMKFQLQLYTKLSWFGYLTTSIQPTALSFTLFWTLFYGLVYLY from the exons ATGATTGCGGATCCCATGGCCGATCTAACCGGCGGGTCAGCAGCGCAACCCGATGCCAACCATAACGGCAATTCCAAGGAAGTCCTCGATCCTATTGCGATGCAATCAAACATGATGAGAATTGAACGAATTCGCTCGGTTATGGGGATTGCGGCAGGATGTGTGGCCGGCATTGGTGGACTGACGTCGTGGGAAGGACTCA tTTGCTTCTTGATTTTGCATGTTTTCGTATGTGTGGCAGTTTGGGCTTGGAAGATGAAGTTCCAACTGCAATTGTACACCAAGCTCTCGTGGTTTGGCTACTTGACTACGTCGATCCAACCGACGGCCTTGTCGTTTACTCTGTTCTGGACGCTCTTTTACGGTCTCGTGTATTTGTATTAA
- a CDS encoding predicted protein, with product MGRAKQTRKFAVTKKLLSPKDTRVRENAVQAQAQAAQKKAREAPRHVEQAVSALFFQYNTQLGPPYHVLVDTNFINFSIRKKLDMVRSMMDCLLAKAIPCITDCVMAELEKLGGKYKIALRLAKDPRFQRITCGCRGNYADDCLVQMVSSWRCFLVATCDKELRGRIRKIPGVPCMYVSGYRYTVERMPEAFGAPK from the exons ATGGGCCGCGCCAAGCAGACGCGCAAATTTGCCGTCACCAAAAAACTCCTCAGTCCAAAAGACACCAGGGTGCGGGAGAATGCCGTCCAGGCTCAGGCTCAGGCCGCGCAAAAGAAAGCCCGGGAAGCCCCGCGGCACGTGGAACAAGCCGTCAGTGCCCTCTTCTTTCAATACAATACCCAACTCGGACCGCCCTATCACGTACTCGTCGATACCAATTTTATTAATTTCTCCATACG AAAAAAACTCGACATGGTCCGCTCCATGATGGATTGTTTGTTGGCCAAGGCCATTCCCTGTATTACCGATTGCGTCATGGCggaattggaaaagctggGCGGCAAGTACAAGATCGCCTTGCGGCTCGCCAAAGACCCGCGGTTCCAACGGATCACCTGTGGTTGTCGCGGAAACTACGCGGACGATTGTTTAGTCCAAATGGTCTCCTCCTGGCGGTGCTTTCTCGTCGCAACGTGTGATAAGGAACTCCGCGGGCGCATTCGCAAAATTCCCGGTGTCCCCTGCATGTACGTGTCGGGATACCGGTATACCGTAGAACGCATGCCGGAAGCATTCGGGGCTCCTAAATAA
- a CDS encoding predicted protein, producing the protein MEGNNPFGAPTAAAAVPAGSTTYQDTAVESGGGNPFASPSSPDPYGTNPYVTATTAPDPSSAYGAPSAPNAYYGAPQPPPPPQQWNTGYAASHANPYSTTAPTNPPPQSYGNALVPAPQSANPYAAAVVTPQSQSQPSQYASQAMVPSTQAPVNPWSVGDYHGTATTPAAGFDPFAPPAPTQPQPGYASAGSPPNPYANQDVFGDSTTPAQSAPLDDENPFGPFDAPAPTPAPVTTLDHYQSRALERREDHGPPPPQENQTPRDYSDAIVPHNPSGEDNPYPVGSSERNRYSQELARQAPPGASPLPKAELVRKKGFVLSRISFRTIVMKKWKQSFWVQYGPHTMLWFRTQADFDDWLNNPYHNQQQRNFMIKLAVNFVHDLYKPNVRGYQVTQCRTKGYGNKLVRQFKLERWMDYGPTIAAAFGSYDPKEVDALREALVECMRNTPLSGGIRATGAVRQDYAEPHDDNGYDRHHQDNNGHHDHHHNGDRGDYEGHSGGNRGPPVDYHNPNNRNDNHQTEPESVAYEEDLLDVDNWDDVGTAGGQSSYGPDSSTTPSQVGYPSYGQSQTVPYGQPPQLQQPFGQQQPQQPYGQQQPQQPQPYGQQQPQQPQPYGQQQPPQPQPYGQPPQSYGSYPQQHQANATPNYQRPTPNAPAAYPGAPAYGNAPANPWDTPQPQPTYAAQNPF; encoded by the coding sequence ATGGAAGGCAACAATCCGTTTGGTGCtcccaccgccgccgccgctgtACCGGCAGGATCCACCACGTACCAAGACACGGCGGTAGAAAGTGGGGGAGGCAATCCGTTTGCGTCTCCGTCGTCACCGGATCCGTACGGTACAAACCCTTACGTAACTGCCACCACCGCACCCGACCCATCGTCGGCGTACGGTGCTCCGTCGGCCCCCAACGCCTACTACGGAGCCCCAcagccaccaccaccaccacaacaatgGAACACGGGGTACGCAGCCTCCCACGCGAATCCGTattcgacgacggcgccgacgAATCCACCTCCGCAATCGTACGGCAACGCGTTGGTCCCCGCCCCGCAGTCTGCTAATCCGTACGCCGCAGCAGTCGTGACTCCGCAGTCACAATCACAACCTTCGCAGTATGCCTCACAAGCCATGGTGCCGAGTACGCAAGCACCGGTGAATCCGTGGAGTGTGGGGGACTACCACGGAACTGCGACGACTCCAGCCGCAGGGTTTGATCCGTTTGCCCCTCCCGCTCCGACGCAACCCCAGCCCGGGTATGCTTCCGCCGGATCACCTCCGAATCCCTACGCCAACCAGGATGTCTTTGGTGATTCGACGACACCGGCCCAGTCCGCTCcactggacgacgaaaaccCATTTGGTCCCTTTGACGCTCCGGCTCCCACTCCGGCTCCCGTCACGACTCTCGATCACTACCAATCGAGAGCGTTGGAACGTCGGGAGGATCACggtccaccgccaccgcagGAAAACCAGACACCACGGGACTATTCCGACGCCATTGTTCCACACAATCCCAGTGGCGAAGACAATCCCTACCCCGTGGGATCGTCCGAACGCAACCGCTACAGTCAAGAACTCGCTCGACAAGCGCCACCCGGAGCCTCCCCACTACCCAAGGCCGAACTCGTGCGCAAGAAAGGATTCGTGCTCTCGCGGATCTCGTTCCGGACAATTGTCatgaagaaatggaaacagAGCTTTTGGGTACAGTATGGACCCCACACCATGCTGTGGTTCCGGACACAGGCCGATTTCGACGATTGGCTCAACAATCCCTACCACAATCAGCAACAACGCAATTTCATGATCAAACTCGCCGTTAATTTCGTGCACGATCTCTACAAACCCAACGTTCGCGGATACCAAGTCACACAGTGTCGCACCAAGGGATACGGCAACAAACTCGTACGCCAGTTCAAACTGGAACGGTGGATGGATTACGGACCCACTATTGCCGCAGCCTTTGGTTCTTATGATCCCAAAGAAGTCGACGCTTTGCGCGAAGCCCTCGTGGAGTGTATGCGGAACACACCCTTGAGTGGCGGTATTCGAGCCACGGGTGCCGTCCGACAAGATTACGCCGAACcacacgacgacaacggctATGACCGCCACCACCAGGACAACAATGGCCACCACGACCATCACCACAACGGTGATCGCGGCGATTACGAAGGTCATTCCGGGGGAAATCGTGGACCGCCTGTGGACTACCACAATCCCAACAATCGAAACGACAACCACCAGACGGAGCCAGAGTCCGTGGCATACGAGGAAGATTTGTTGGACGTCGATAACTGGGATGACGTGGGCACAGCGGGTGGACAAAGCAGTTACGGGCCGGATTCCAGTACCACACCATCCCAAGTGGGATACCCCAGTTACGGTCAGTCCCAAACGGTACCGTACGGACAGCCTCCACAGTTGCAGCAACCGTTCGGACAGCAACAGCCTCAACAACCGTACGGACAGCAACAGCCCCAGCAACCGCAACCGTACGGACAGCAACAACCCCAGCAACCGCAACCGTACGGACAGCAACAACCCCCGCAACCGCAACCGTACGGACAGCCACCGCAGTCGTACGGGAGTTACCCACAGCAGCATCAGGCGAACGCCACCCCCAACTACCAAAGACCGACGCCAAACGCCCCCGCAGCGTATCCCGGCGCCCCGGCTTATGGCAATGCCCCTGCGAATCCCTGGGATACGCCCCAACCGCAGCCCACCTATGCTGCCCAGAATCCGTTTTAA
- a CDS encoding predicted protein, which produces MEPDFDEDDLINDYIEESYEPPTAEYDVDFFEEMMASGGVTKTTTGSRTNDATTMGKQSVLVPVENTGAVVNPAPVDPHVSVRDAFEQRAEKPTENLFTFERYNYNMDWRAPRQANSPSGNTMQAKEWKKSEPGRRRNRDLFGAYDDDDNPEITLSVGISRQVSNRLPSAPDAQLLEFGTKSARSQMGRKRPCYRSHSMPTRPQVGRHQQIPMTLGDGTRVHLNVKVPASDGKLDGGEGIGHKNDTHNSLGISVAELMERVQAIRRRQEHDKQQHCNTDHDDPVHGDSHRHLGTEDHRLWVDKHAPTSFAHLLSDERTNREVVRALRAWDPYVFRRDPPPRPDFGYSAKPSDFHSDRKNEHGSGKSRDSSRQDRRPEESCRVILLSGPPGVGKTTLAHIVARHAGYRPLEVNGSDERSASALTERIVRAMESTTLHTAKMRRSVHNHECKDDSLPKPNCVILDEIDGADAKGSIQAIVNIIRADIPAKSQASKAQYLRRPLILICNNKYAPTLRALLPYAKAFHVNPPSPARLVARLRSVLTAENLTAGGGSSLLNQLVSVASGDIRSCLHTLQFASSRSKELATHAEEAPSVIDLSDSLRGAMSGDGLKDERNDMAGTITSVFRKRKDRTFLDSKRVMQDKRPSSTRIFEAVQNFGDNLRILDVLFLNVLRVSYIDPTLDRCAAAHEWLSSSDLCPRQVPSTAGAIHLLCRVEQRPDLSFSTRELMDSRYQFEANQSLAQKFAEGLSMQTRSRSTSLLATETIPYSLWVLSAGEGSSGALDRAATSLQILNKAELGSFHRHVMSLRCLGLSYVAEQEEAAPGEFKGITGSVLRLEPPIDRLAHFMDLTRAKSQKRIEIPIAMKELLAQSVLHENMRHLGAQAQSKAISTKVRSKLPAPSVVAAPMEAAPELSAMNTSSPDKREAASSSDAPLAKRRKTPSPTKATAHNFLGLQARKVKQQRSARTAARVGVERSHKHQTSHTGSGVPLTQIVRLRYIKGFTQAVRAPCRLEDLA; this is translated from the exons ATGGAACCCGATTTCGACGAGGATGATCTCATCAATGACTACATTGAGGAATCTTACGAGCCGCCGACGGCCGAATACGATGTAgactttttcgaagaaatgatggCCAGCGGTGGCGTTACCAAAACGACGACGGGTAGTAGGACCAACGATGCGACGACAATGGGCAAGCAGTCAGTACTCGTGCCGGTCGAGAATACGGGTGCGGTAGTCAATCCTGCGCCTGTAGATCCGCACGTTAGTGTTCGTGATGCATTCGAACAACGCGCCGAAAAGCCTACCGAGAATCTCTTCACCTTTGAGCG GTACAACTACAATATGGATTGGAGGGCTCCTCGCCAAGCCAATTCGCCGAGCGGCAATACCATGCAAgccaaggaatggaaaaagtCGGAACCGGGAAGGAGACGGAATCGAGACTTGTTCGGAGcatacgacgacgacgacaatccgGAAATCACGCTATCCGTGGGAATATCCAGACAAGTGAGCAATAGATTGCCGTCGGCACCGGATGCACAATTGTTGGAGTTTGGCACCAAATCAGCCCGATCCCAAATGGGTCGGAAACGACCTTGCTACCGATCGCACTCCATGCCCACACGACCACAGGTGGGACGGCACCAGCAAATACCCATGACGCTGGGTGACGGGACCCGTGTGCATCTCAACGTGAAGGTTCCCGCTAGTGACGGCAAGCTAGATGGTGGTGAAGGTATCGGACACAAAAACGATACCCACAACTCTTTGGGAATTTCTGTTGCGGAACTCATGGAGCGGGTACAAGCAATTCGCCGTAGGCAAGAACACGACAAACAGCAGCACTGTAACACTGATCATGACGACCCAGTCCACGGAGATAGTCACCGTCATTTGGGGACGGAGGACCATCGTTTGTGGGTAGATAAGCATGCCCCCACGTCCTTTGCGCATCTTCTTTCCGACGAACGTACCAATCGCGAAGTAGTGCGAGCTCTGCGCGCCTGGGATCCGTACGTCTTTCGGCGAGATCCCCCACCGCGGCCCGATTTTGGGTACTCCGCCAAACCATCGGATTTTCATTCGGATCGCAAAAACGAACATGGCAGTGGCAAGAGTAGGGATAGCAGTCGGCAAGATCGCCGCCCGGAAGAGTCGTGTAGAGTCATTTTGTTATCGGGACCGCCAGGTGTCGGCAAGACTACTCTGGCGCACATTGTCGCCCGGCATGCTGGTTATCGTCCATTGGAAGTCAACGGATCGGACGAACGTTCGGCTTCTGCTTTAACGGAACGAATCGTTCGAGCCATGGAATCTACAACTCTCCACACTGCAAAGATGCGAAGAAGTGTACACAACCACGAGTGCAAAGACGATTCCCTACCAAAGCCCAACTGTGTCATTCTGGACGAGATTGATGGTGCGGATGCCAAAGGTTCCATACAGGCCATTGTGAACATAATTCGAGCCGATATTCCAGCCAAGTCACAGGCTTCCAAAGCACAATATTTGCGGCGCCCCTTAATTTTGAtatgcaacaacaaataTGCGCCGACGCTGCGGGCTTTACTGCCTTACGCAAAAGCCTTTCACGTCAATCCGCCGTCGCCAGCTCGCTTGGTTGCTCGCCTCCGATCCGTGCTGACGGCGGAAAACCTAACAGCGGGAGGTGGCAGCTCGTTGCTAAATCAATTAGTATCGGTCGCATCCGGTGACATTCGCTCCTGTTTGCACACCTTGCAATTTGCGTCCTCGCGGTCCAAGGAGCTGGCCACCCACGCGGAAGAAGCCCCGTCCGTTATCGATTTGTCCGACAGCTTGCGCGGTGCCATGTCGGGGGATGGCCTCAAGGATGAACGAAACGATATGGCTGGTACAATCACGAGCGTATTTCGGAAGAGAAAGGATCGAACCTTTCTTGATAGCAAGCGTGTCATGCAAGACAAGCGCCCGAGCTCAACGCGCATTTTCGAGGCTGTGCAG AATTTTGGGGACAATCTTCGTATCCTGGATGTTTTGTTTCTCAATGTACTCCGCGTTTCGTACATCGACCCAACCTTGGACCGCTGTGCAGCAGCTCACGAATGGTTGTCGAGTTCGGATCTGTGTCCGCGGCAGGTTCCGTCCACCGCCGGTGCGATTCATTTACTGTGTCGCGTCGAACAGCGCCCGGACTTATCCTTTTCAACACGGGAGCTTATGGACAGTCGCTACCAGTTTGAAGCGAATCAGTCTCTGGCGCAAAAGTTTGCTGAAGGGCTTTCAATGCAGACACGAAGTCGGTCAACGAGCTTATTGGCGACGGAAACCATCCCGTACAGCTTATGGGTACTTTCCGCAGGGGAAGGTAGCAGTGGGGCCCTAGATCGGGCCGCTACGTCTCTGCAAATTCTGAATAAGGCAGAACTTGGTTCCTTTCACAGACACGTTATGTCTTTGCGATGTTTGGGCCTTAGTTATGTCGCGGAGCAGGAGGAAGCCGCACCGGGCGAGTTCAAAGGGATCACTGGCAGCGTTCTCCGTCTCGAGCCACCAATCGATCGCCTCGCACACTTTATGGACCTGACGCGAGCCAAGAGTCAAAAACGAATTGAGATTCCCATAGCG ATGAAAGAGTTGCTGGCACAAAGTGTGCTTCACGAAAATATGCGCCATCTCGGAGCCCAAGCGCAGTCCAAGGCGATCTCCACGAAAGTTCGGTCCAAGCTGCCGGCGCCCTCCGTGGTGGCCGCCCCGATGGAAGCAGCGCCTGAATTGTCCGCGATGAACACTTCCTCTCCCGACAAACGGGAAGCGGCTAGTAGTTCCGACGCACCACTCGCCAAGCGCCGCAAAACACCATCACCAACCAAAGCTACGGCCCACAATTTTTTGGGACTACAGGCTCGCAAAGTCAAGCAGCAGCGGTCAGCCCGTACGGCGGCCCGCGTGGGAGTCGAGCGTTCCCACAAACATCAAACGTCTCATACGGGCAGTGGTGTTCCGTTGACCCAAATTGTCCGCCTCCGGTACATCAAGGGTTTTACACAGGCCGTTCGGGCACCGTGTCGATTGGAAGACTTGGCGTAA
- a CDS encoding predicted protein — protein sequence QDVQGAVILRLPPGKKVEHLGIKVQFIGRIDMSIGVHEGRPHYDFISLSKELAPPGSLYQTETMYTFHFKNMDKEFESYCGRNVAVRYIVKVKVERKFLPPLKQEQDVWVQFRGQEPISHESIKMEVGIEDCLHIEFEYARRQYHLRDTITGKIHFLLVQIKIKHMELAVIRRETSGEGVALAAATDATNQGSSSNSNVDAAGNIFTETQTLVKYEIMDGAPVKGEVIPVKLSLQGIPADLTPTYTAVNNRFSVRYFLNLVLVDEDDRRYFKQQEIILWRKDLG from the coding sequence CAGGATGTTCAAGGGGCTGTCATCTTGCGATTGCCTCCAGGCAAAAAGGTGGAGCACTTGGGCATCAAAGTGCAATTTATAGGGCGCATCGATATGAGTATAGGTGTTCACGAAGGTCGCCCACACTACGATTTTATTAGCCTGTCAAAGGAATTAGCCCCGCCCGGATCTTTGTACCAAACTGAGACCATGTACACTTTTCATTTTAAAAACATGGACAAGGAATTCGAGTCTTATTGTGGGCGAAACGTGGCAGTTCGGTATATTGTCAAGGTCAAGGTAGAGCGCAAGTTTTTGCCCCCACTCAAGCAGGAACAGGATGTTTGGGTGCAGTTCCGTGGACAGGAGCCAATCTCACACGAGTCTATCAAAATGGAAGTTGGAATTGAAGACTGCTTGCATATTGAATTTGAATATGCCCGACGCCAATACCATTTGCGGGACACTATTACTGGTAAAATTCATTTTTTGCTCGTGCAAATCAAAATCAAACACATGGAGCTAGCTGTCATTCGAAGGGAAACCAGTGGAGAAGGTGTTGCGCTCGCAGCAGCTACAGACGCCACCAATCAAGGAAGTTCTTCCAACTCGAACGTCGACGCCGCTGGCAATATTTTTACCGAAACTCAAACCCTTGTCAAATACGAAATCATGGACGGTGCACCCGTCAAGGGTGAAGTCATTCCGGTGAAATTGTCTTTGCAAGGTATTCCTGCTGATTTAACCCCAACCTATACAGCCGTTAACAATCGTTTTTCAGTGCGGTATTTTCTGAACCTGGTCTTGGTGGATGAAGATGACCGTCGGTACTTCAAGCAGCAAGAAATAATCTTATGGCGGAAAGACTTGGGGTAG
- a CDS encoding predicted protein — protein sequence MGRWRRKNRFKAKPKGDSATGFNTSWSWKERGDLIRYLKTYRQHAERVSDGTYDAESLSMKKSFVRTIGVVEMPVLDQRNVSAPYLALPRTLSSKQRLAVHESCVEANLYHVSVGENRDDRYLVISIYADGFDHLPNIEKPLKFSVHRYKPWYCRSMTLDMGVESTVSDVQQEMAVQARAEQLARQSIQKLIDQPGCCLRDGIDSMDFRIWANKDLSGVEPPAVWDSSMRKSEWTLVDTPSKMRACISELSQSPPLALAFDVESYNKSKYTQLTCLLQLSTDHGMAYVIDPLAPGVFEEVGGLAPIFADPDIVKVGHSIGGLDVRSLHRDFGIFVINAFDTYEAAKVLCLESHGLAAVCEHYGMKYTDLYKSLKNEYQTCDWRARPLTGPMIQYGRFDVHFLIELRMLMIRDLTKTYLFEIKPAEELHESRMVADTLAAINSMAIVKMEEQGIGPPSSNAAESTCHGLASDDFIEPLNLESDRKNDNWLVEGNHFQPQVDDETSFPPTWSNRPRTASTESSSSSDERKSSLSEISNASAAVLRLQASLMKVLSWSQLRCKDLWSDRKEPFLKQKDFLSLLQRARRNEVHFGDSQIALYEELVAWRDRVATRLECLSGFVAPLELLVVISWQRPTCEESLRRITYYLPDVLAEHAGLVQEMLFSVRRSLQGDGFDPEASKVYWYAGQNKPPSRISKVELSP from the exons ATGGGTCGATGGAGACGCAAAAATAGATTTAAGGCAAAGCCCAAAGGCGACAGTGCCACTGGTTTTAATACGAGCTGGAGCTGGAAAGAACGAGGAGACTTAATCCGCTATCTCAAAACATATCGTCAACACGCCGAACGCGTTTCCGATGGAACGTACGATGCCGAAAGCTTATCGATGAAAAAATCCTTTGTTCGAACTATCGGGGTAGTAGAAATGCCGGTACTTGATCAGCGAAACGTGTCAGCTCCCTATTTGGCCTTGCCAAGGACGCTATCCTCAAAGCAGCGGTTGGCTGTCCACGAGAGTTGCGTGGAAG CCAATCTGTATCACGTCAGCGTCGGAGAGAATCGAGACGACCGATACTTGGTTATCTCCATATACGCCGACGGCTTTGATCATTTGCCAAACATAGAGAAACCGTTGAAATTTTCGGTTCATCGCTATAAGCCATGGTATTGTCGAAGTATGACCTTGGATATGGGAGTAGAATCAACAGTATCGGATGTTCAGCAGGAAATGGCTGTACAAGCACGGGCAGAGCAGCTGGCTCGCCAGTCTATTCAGAAGCTAATTGACCAACCTGGATGCTGTTTGCGCGATGGCATCGATTCGATGGATTTCAGAATCTGGGCGAACAAAGATCTCTCAGGGGTCGAACCCCCTGCTGTATGGGACTCTAGCATGCGAAAGAGCGAATGGACTCTGGTCGACACACCTTCGAAAATGAGAGCCTGCATAAGTGAACTTTCGCAATCTCCTCCCTTGgcacttgcttttgatgTTGAGTCATACAACAAATCGAAATACACTCAGCTGACTTGCTTGCTGCAGCTTTCGACCGATCATGGTATGGCGTACGTTATTGACCCTCTCGCACCTGGTGTTTTTGAAGAAGTCGGGGGACTGGCACCGATATTTGCGGATCCGGACATTGTCAAGGTTGGACATTCCATTGGTGGACTTGATGTACGGTCTCTCCATCGCGATTTCGGAATCTTTGTCATCAATGCTTTCGACACTTACGAAGCCGCGAAAGTCTTGTGTCTAGAATCGCATGGGCTCGCTGCAGTTTGCGAACACTACGGCATGAAATATACGGATCTTTACAAAAGTTTGAAAAACGAATATCAGACCTGCGATTGGAGAGCTCGTCCGCTGACAGGGCCAATGATACAGTACGGTAGATTTGACGTCCACTTTTTGATTGAGCTGCGAATGCTTATGATTCGTGATTTGACGAAGACCTACCTGTTTGAAATAAAGCCGGCGGAGGAATTACATGAATCTCGCATGGTTGCTGATACCCTAGCAGCAATCAATTCTATGGCAATCGTAAAAATGGAAGAGCAAGGTATCGGTCCGCCAAGTTCCAATGCAGCAGAGTCGACTTGTCATGGTCTTGCCAGTGACGATTTCATAGAACCTTTAAACCTAGAATCGGACCGCAAGAATGATAATTGGTTGGTCGAGGGCAACCACTTTCAGCCGCAAGTTGATGACGAAACCTCATTCCCACCTACATGGAGTAATCGACCAAGGACAGCTAGCACCGAGAGCAGTAGCTCAAGTGATGAAAGAAAGTCATCACTTAGTGAAATCTCGAACGCGAGCGCCGCTGTACTTCGCTTGCAAGCCTCTCTGATGAAAGTGCTTTCATGGAGCCAACTTAGATGCAAGGATCTATGGTCTGATCGGAAGGAACCTTTTTTGAAACAGAAAGATTTTCTGTCGCTCCTCCAGCGCGCGCGGCGAAATGAGGTGCACTTTGGAGATTCTCAGATTGCACTGTATGAAGAACTGGTAGCCTGGCGTGACCGTGTCGCAACGCGTTTAGAATGCTTATCTGGGTTTGTCGCCCCTTTGGAGCTACTAGTCGTTATTTCGTGGCAACGACCGACGTGCGAAGAAAGTTTGCGCCGCATTACTTACTACTTGCCGGATGTTTTGGCGGAGCATGCTGGGCTTGTCCAGGAGATGCTCTTCTCCGTTCGACGATCACTCCAGGGCGACGGATTCGACCCGGAGGCTAGTAAAGTTTATTGGTATGCTGGGCAAAACAAGCCGCCATCTCGGATTTCAAAGGTGGAGCTTTCACCT
- a CDS encoding predicted protein yields MNSMSKAYGKRRQARLVLLTQTGLHMSFLFYSVSGVYGWAPSSFVIAKRDMSVVPLSIQTRCSAAAGSDSSSENQTSEAREMKDLILSLSKERTDDSRRQRMQCIFTEAFSRPNGDPQRFTHLFDQQLIILGDQVKAKAAAMAIDLEQEADTHAISTEQSLADNEAGKMREKSAEEKQLWALVDMMVQSKTIVKRASGDLGSKGRFG; encoded by the coding sequence ATGAACAGCATGTCGAAAGCGTATGGGAAACGGAGGCAGGCTAGACTGGTTCTTCTTACCCAAACAGGCCTGCACATGAGCTTTTTGTTTTACAGCGTCTCGGGAGTTTATGGTTGGGCACCATCTTCTTTCGTCATTGCTAAACGCGATATGTCTGTTGTACCTCTTTCGATTCAAACTCGCTGTTCGGCTGCCGCCGGCTCAGATTCATCTTCGGAAAATCAAACTTCCGAAGCACGGGAAATGAAAGACTTGATTCTTTCTCTGTCGAAAGAGAGGACGGACGACTCTCGAAGGCAACGTATGCAATGCATCTTTACAGAAGCCTTTTCTCGACCTAACGGCGACCCTCAGCGGTTTACGCATTTGTTTGACCAGCAGTTGATCATTTTAGGCGATCAAGTAAAAGCAAAGGCAGCAGCAATGGCAATCGATTTGGAACAAGAAGCGGACACGCATGCGATTAGCACAGAACAATCTCTAGCGGACAACGAAGCTGGAAAAATGCGCGAAAAAAGTGCTGAAGAAAAACAACTTTGGGCTTTGGTGGACATGATGGTTCAATCGAAGACGATTGTGAAACGAGCTAGTGGAGATTTGGGAAGTAAGGGGCGCTTTGGGTGA
- a CDS encoding predicted protein, with translation KYERIQILGKGSFGIVWMARRSDSPEGEFDEKYVAVKNIHIKNEKSNVYAEREISILQELCHPNVIRLIRSYPLHGGSRLVVMQLARGPNLHQLVIKRGAIGMPLARLICRQLIAAVSYLHGRAVIHRDIKPSNCIV, from the coding sequence AAGTACGAACGCATTCAAATACTTGGCAAGGGATCATTCGGTATAGTTTGGATGGCACGGCGGTCAGATAGTCCTGAAGGTGAATTTGACGAAAAATACGTAGCGGTCAAAAATATTCACATTAAAAATGAGAAGTCCAACGTTTACGCGGAGCGTGAAATTTCCATCTTACAAGAACTTTGTCATCCCAACGTTATTCGGCTAATAAGGTCGTATCCTTTGCACGGAGGTTCTCGATTGGTTGTTATGCAGCTTGCCCGGGGTCCAAACTTGCACCAGCTCGTGATTAAACGTGGAGCCATCGGAATGCCTTTAGCGCGGTTGATTTGTCGGCAATTGATTGCGGCTGTATCGTATTTGCATGGACGTGCGGTGATTCATCGTGATATAAAACCGAGCAATTGTATAGTA